Proteins encoded within one genomic window of Candidatus Syntrophocurvum alkaliphilum:
- a CDS encoding s-methyl-5-thioribose-1-phosphate isomerase — protein sequence MQQPILMDINQTVFLKEDAVVMVDRRYLPHKIVEVTCNNYEDVAWAIEQMVVQGAGDIAIAAGYGLYLAAIDIEKNKSDHISDVRASLWSVKKRLINTRPTGYHLKALLDKTFDSVNWEDDIASQILNSIEKAISKQQNRSRLTGKVAERLLENGDTLLTHCFPGPALLYMLMFAKKNNKTINVIATETRPYLQGARLTAWSVSEMGISVALITDNMAAYCMSQEMITKVFTAADRVAMDGTVANKVGTFQLALAAKYHQIPFYVLGYGGPDSTCLSGNSIKIESRDPEEVLTFKGSKITGDEVEGIYPAFDLTPASLINGIITDRGMLNPGEIGRYWNIPKIG from the coding sequence TTGCAACAACCTATATTAATGGATATCAATCAAACAGTTTTTTTGAAAGAAGATGCTGTAGTTATGGTTGACCGGCGTTATCTTCCTCATAAAATAGTCGAAGTAACTTGTAATAACTATGAAGATGTAGCTTGGGCTATAGAACAGATGGTAGTTCAAGGAGCTGGTGATATAGCTATAGCTGCTGGATATGGATTATATCTGGCAGCTATAGATATTGAAAAAAATAAAAGTGATCATATTAGTGATGTGCGAGCCTCGCTATGGTCAGTTAAAAAGCGATTAATAAATACTCGGCCAACTGGCTATCACTTAAAAGCATTACTTGATAAAACCTTCGATTCAGTGAATTGGGAGGATGATATAGCGTCCCAAATACTTAATAGTATTGAGAAAGCTATTTCTAAACAACAAAATCGTTCTAGATTAACAGGGAAAGTGGCAGAGAGGCTTTTAGAAAACGGAGACACCTTATTAACACACTGTTTTCCAGGTCCAGCTCTACTTTACATGCTTATGTTTGCTAAAAAAAACAACAAGACAATAAATGTAATAGCAACTGAAACTAGACCGTATCTTCAAGGAGCACGCCTTACTGCATGGTCAGTTTCCGAGATGGGAATATCAGTGGCATTAATTACTGATAATATGGCAGCGTATTGTATGAGTCAGGAGATGATTACTAAAGTCTTTACAGCTGCTGATCGTGTTGCTATGGATGGTACAGTAGCCAATAAAGTTGGAACATTTCAATTAGCACTAGCAGCTAAATATCACCAAATACCTTTTTATGTATTAGGTTATGGTGGACCTGATAGCACTTGCTTAAGTGGAAACTCAATAAAAATAGAATCAAGGGATCCCGAGGAAGTTTTAACTTTTAAGGGATCAAAAATAACTGGTGATGAGGTTGAAGGTATTTATCCTGCTTTCGATTTAACCCCAGCTAGTTTAATAAATGGAATTATTACAGATCGAGGGATGCTTAATCCAGGAGAGATTGGTCGTTATTGGAATATTCCTAAGATTGGATAA
- the sigK gene encoding RNA polymerase sporulation sigma factor SigK translates to MSLVYWALATVAIINGALFLVGYLSNQVFPQPLGEEDEKKYLNQLKNGSEDARNKLIEHNLRLVAHVVRKYETSGEDLEDLISIGTIGLIKAINTFKDDHGVRLATYSARCIENEVLMHLRNTKKVKQEVSIYDPIGYDKEGNEISLIDILTTDNEIVEIVEAKLQEEKIRSKMNILSKRERQVVEMRYGLFNGLKETQREIAKKLGISRSYVSRIEKRALRKLIKEISV, encoded by the coding sequence TTGTCACTTGTTTATTGGGCGCTTGCCACTGTGGCAATAATAAATGGTGCTTTATTCTTAGTTGGTTATTTAAGCAATCAGGTGTTTCCTCAGCCTTTAGGTGAAGAGGATGAAAAAAAATATTTGAACCAGCTGAAAAATGGAAGCGAAGATGCTCGCAATAAACTTATAGAACATAATTTACGTTTAGTTGCTCATGTGGTTAGGAAATATGAAACTAGTGGAGAGGATTTAGAAGATTTAATATCAATTGGTACGATTGGACTTATAAAAGCAATAAATACTTTTAAAGATGATCATGGAGTTCGGCTAGCTACGTATTCGGCACGTTGTATAGAAAACGAAGTTCTGATGCATTTAAGAAATACCAAAAAGGTAAAACAAGAAGTTTCTATTTATGATCCTATTGGATATGATAAAGAGGGCAATGAGATTTCATTAATTGACATTTTAACTACTGATAACGAAATAGTAGAGATTGTAGAAGCAAAACTTCAAGAGGAAAAGATTCGTAGTAAAATGAATATTCTTTCTAAAAGAGAGCGTCAGGTTGTTGAGATGAGGTATGGGTTGTTTAATGGACTAAAAGAGACACAAAGAGAAATTGCCAAAAAATTAGGTATATCTAGATCATATGTTTCTCGAATTGAAAAAAGAGCATTGAGAAAATTAATTAAAGAGATAAGTGTATAG
- a CDS encoding metallophosphoesterase family protein — protein MRGLTISTKSKNVAKIIGIIITAIIGALLAIYFFSSTTFNVQGLSINLKATPALTGKTVISLPPVGSLSANTHIAPLEFNASLERIEADTIKEVLADSEGREKLISELTEPKLTFLVPFAWKQLALAAAGAVFLVILIWRTRFWASIVAGVGGAFMIGIFMLIAIYSYNLEAFNEPEYEGVISFAPEMITMGDDFLSQFDEVQTQTELVVENLYNLFGNIDNLPFLGNPGTDEDTVRLLLVSDLHSNPIGVGFINAVVNNFYADAIIDAGDLTDFGSPVEAQLANELKDIEVPYLFAPGNHDTPEIMDLINNMPNGTVLEGQVETIEDINIIGNADPLAYSSEVMNDELIRNRDLRRQIEELRLTAAELEEMVDIIVLHDPKFSTTLEGLANVVVTGHHHRHWIKNGENTVHINPGSTGSSGARGLYSETKVPYSAVLLYYQPGEGPIAADTIAYHPISGRFNVERTLLNR, from the coding sequence GTGAGAGGTTTAACTATTAGTACAAAAAGCAAAAATGTAGCAAAAATTATAGGTATTATTATAACAGCTATAATTGGTGCTTTATTAGCTATATACTTTTTTAGCTCTACTACATTTAATGTTCAAGGCTTATCTATAAACTTAAAAGCTACCCCAGCTTTAACTGGTAAAACTGTAATTTCACTACCACCAGTTGGCAGTTTGTCTGCAAACACGCATATTGCACCACTCGAATTTAATGCAAGTCTAGAAAGAATTGAAGCTGATACTATTAAAGAGGTTTTAGCTGATAGTGAAGGGCGGGAGAAATTAATATCAGAGTTGACCGAACCTAAGCTAACTTTCTTAGTTCCTTTTGCCTGGAAACAGTTAGCACTTGCTGCTGCAGGAGCCGTATTCTTAGTGATATTAATTTGGCGAACTCGCTTTTGGGCATCGATAGTTGCTGGAGTTGGTGGAGCATTTATGATAGGTATATTTATGCTAATTGCAATATATTCTTATAATTTAGAAGCTTTTAATGAACCTGAGTATGAAGGGGTCATTTCTTTTGCACCTGAGATGATTACTATGGGAGATGATTTCTTGAGTCAGTTTGATGAAGTACAAACTCAAACTGAATTAGTGGTAGAAAACTTGTATAATTTATTTGGAAATATTGATAACCTGCCGTTTTTAGGTAATCCAGGTACAGATGAGGATACGGTAAGGCTATTATTAGTTAGTGATCTACACTCAAATCCAATAGGTGTAGGGTTTATAAACGCTGTGGTTAATAATTTTTATGCTGATGCTATTATAGATGCAGGAGATCTTACTGATTTTGGTTCACCAGTCGAGGCACAACTAGCTAATGAATTAAAGGATATTGAAGTTCCTTATTTATTTGCACCTGGAAATCATGATACTCCTGAAATAATGGACTTAATTAACAACATGCCTAATGGCACTGTATTAGAAGGGCAAGTTGAAACAATTGAAGATATAAATATAATTGGCAATGCAGATCCATTGGCATATTCGTCGGAAGTAATGAATGATGAGCTAATTCGAAATAGAGACCTTAGAAGACAAATTGAAGAATTAAGGTTAACAGCAGCTGAGCTTGAGGAAATGGTTGATATAATAGTTTTACATGACCCCAAATTTTCAACAACACTTGAAGGGTTAGCAAATGTTGTTGTTACAGGACATCATCATAGACATTGGATTAAAAATGGAGAAAATACAGTACACATTAATCCAGGTAGTACAGGTTCATCGGGGGCTAGAGGTCTTTATTCTGAAACAAAGGTGCCTTACTCAGCAGTTTTACTGTATTATCAACCCGGTGAAGGTCCAATTGCAGCTGATACTATTGCATATCATCCTATTTCTGGACGTTTTAATGTTGAAAGGACATTATTGAATAGATAA
- a CDS encoding C-GCAxxG-C-C family protein has translation MRELTPSEERIKDKACDAAKNNFKSGLNCAESVYMALIEVGLVDFPSETVAMTTAFGGGIGLTGGVCGALAGMVMGVSAVHGRFEPLNKNQQDNIKELYGNPGRYRFFNQIPHKFKQEFGSTQCDELNKDYSEWADKERMRNCMKIVLASTEMAVEFIYLGNKEGYTQPFGDNMAGKA, from the coding sequence ATGAGAGAGTTAACCCCATCTGAAGAAAGAATTAAAGATAAGGCCTGTGATGCTGCTAAAAATAATTTTAAATCCGGTCTTAATTGTGCAGAATCAGTTTACATGGCTCTTATTGAAGTGGGTTTAGTAGATTTTCCCTCAGAAACTGTTGCAATGACAACTGCGTTTGGTGGAGGTATTGGTTTAACAGGTGGTGTTTGTGGAGCCTTAGCGGGTATGGTTATGGGGGTTAGTGCTGTACATGGACGTTTTGAACCTTTAAATAAAAACCAACAGGATAATATTAAAGAATTGTATGGAAATCCAGGTCGCTATAGATTCTTTAATCAAATACCACATAAGTTCAAACAAGAATTTGGATCAACTCAATGTGATGAGTTAAATAAAGATTATTCAGAATGGGCAGATAAGGAAAGAATGCGTAATTGCATGAAGATTGTTCTAGCTTCTACTGAAATGGCAGTTGAATTTATATACCTAGGTAATAAAGAAGGATATACTCAACCGTTTGGGGATAATATGGCAGGTAAAGCCTAA
- a CDS encoding M24 family metallopeptidase, with protein MIFTPKEELIKRVNKLQEKMKANNCDGFLISQNVDLFYFSGTMQNAQLYIPIEGEPILFCRKSFERSETETPWKTINTKNFKLIPEQIKDLGIPTPECLALELDVISASSYLFLKKLFNNQELVNGSNWIKDVRSVKSPYEIEILRNAGKKTAEAFSQVDKIIKPGLSEFEIAADIENLLRQSGHQGTIRLRGFNQELFYGLFLSGESGTKTSSNDGIIAGAGLGPYFPMGPSEKKVNVNEPLFMDYVGVYDGYAVDQTRMSVIGVLPDKLYYAYRISLEIQDLVINQVKPGCLASKLYKIAVDKAEKSGLQDNFMGYGQDGVKFIGHGIGLELDEMPVIAKGFDIYLEEGMVFALEPKFVLPGSGIVGIENTWVVTKNGVEKLTVLPDRLITI; from the coding sequence ATGATATTTACTCCTAAAGAGGAGCTAATAAAACGGGTTAATAAATTACAAGAGAAAATGAAAGCTAATAATTGTGATGGGTTTTTAATAAGCCAAAATGTAGATTTATTTTATTTTAGTGGAACTATGCAAAATGCACAACTTTATATTCCTATAGAAGGTGAACCCATCTTATTTTGTAGAAAGAGCTTTGAAAGAAGTGAAACTGAAACACCTTGGAAAACAATAAATACAAAAAATTTCAAGCTAATTCCCGAGCAAATTAAAGATCTAGGCATACCAACACCTGAGTGTTTAGCCTTAGAATTAGATGTAATTTCAGCATCCTCTTACTTGTTTTTAAAAAAGCTTTTTAATAATCAAGAATTAGTAAATGGAAGTAATTGGATAAAAGATGTTCGTTCAGTTAAAAGTCCTTATGAAATTGAAATTTTACGTAACGCAGGGAAAAAGACAGCTGAGGCTTTTTCTCAAGTCGATAAAATAATAAAGCCAGGTTTATCTGAGTTTGAAATAGCTGCAGACATAGAAAATTTACTACGACAATCGGGGCACCAAGGAACAATAAGACTTCGTGGTTTTAACCAAGAACTATTCTATGGACTATTTTTATCTGGAGAAAGTGGAACTAAAACAAGTTCTAATGATGGAATCATAGCTGGTGCTGGTTTAGGACCATATTTTCCAATGGGTCCAAGTGAGAAAAAAGTTAATGTAAATGAACCATTATTTATGGATTATGTAGGTGTATATGACGGATATGCGGTTGATCAGACTCGAATGAGTGTTATTGGGGTATTACCTGATAAATTATATTATGCTTATAGAATATCTCTTGAAATTCAAGACTTAGTTATAAATCAAGTTAAACCAGGTTGTTTAGCTAGTAAATTATATAAAATTGCTGTTGATAAAGCTGAAAAGTCTGGTTTACAAGATAATTTTATGGGATATGGACAAGATGGTGTGAAATTTATAGGTCATGGTATCGGCTTAGAATTAGATGAAATGCCAGTTATAGCAAAAGGGTTTGATATTTACTTAGAAGAGGGAATGGTTTTTGCACTAGAACCTAAATTTGTGTTGCCGGGTTCTGGTATTGTAGGAATTGAAAATACTTGGGTAGTAACTAAAAATGGAGTTGAAAAACTAACTGTATTGCCCGATAGATTAATTACGATTTAA
- a CDS encoding MFS transporter → MNSNLKVAKEHNNLKGLFFLFPAAFFVFVSIYTSIIVLPHYVLELGGTEFHSGLFNMLYFFSAVLFRIYFGPLADQRGRKLPLLIGVFVYATTPLLFFLVQDLWYLAPVYLYQAIGLASFLSSASSFIADLAPLNRRGTFLGAYRIVTILALLSGPSFAFLLINTYDFKTWFIFQFFMGLLSFMLIAMVKNPEIPVPGGSFGSLERVVSVLRDHKLQPIFLGIALIAVSYGALSTFVSIYTEQFTQISNPGIYFTYYGLAGIFATLSTGYIVDRFGAPLVAWPAVMIMGLGVAILFFLPSLPLIFYLSSFLAGAGMAGGLLAFITWLVNSSELEVRATALSVQESTIDSFMALGSFAVGVSSVLIGLPVSFAIIGLLVFALASKKIKRVKKNCHL, encoded by the coding sequence ATGAATAGCAATCTAAAGGTAGCAAAGGAACACAATAATTTAAAAGGGTTGTTTTTTTTATTTCCAGCGGCATTTTTTGTTTTTGTGAGTATATATACATCTATTATAGTCCTTCCACATTATGTGTTGGAACTTGGTGGAACAGAGTTTCATTCAGGACTGTTTAATATGCTATATTTTTTCTCAGCAGTACTTTTTCGAATTTACTTTGGACCTTTAGCGGACCAAAGAGGCAGGAAATTACCTTTATTAATCGGGGTTTTTGTATATGCGACTACACCACTTCTATTTTTCTTAGTACAGGATTTATGGTATCTAGCCCCAGTATATCTTTACCAGGCAATCGGACTAGCATCTTTTCTTTCCAGTGCTAGTTCATTTATAGCTGACTTAGCTCCATTAAATAGACGGGGAACCTTTCTTGGTGCTTATCGGATAGTCACAATTCTAGCCTTATTAAGTGGGCCTTCATTTGCTTTTTTACTTATCAACACATATGATTTTAAAACCTGGTTTATCTTTCAATTTTTTATGGGGCTTTTATCATTTATGTTGATAGCAATGGTGAAAAATCCGGAAATTCCGGTTCCGGGTGGAAGTTTTGGTTCGCTTGAACGAGTTGTAAGTGTATTAAGGGATCATAAATTACAGCCTATTTTTCTTGGTATTGCTTTAATTGCGGTTTCTTATGGGGCTCTTTCCACCTTTGTTTCTATTTATACTGAACAGTTTACCCAGATTTCCAACCCGGGAATTTATTTTACTTATTACGGTTTAGCGGGAATATTTGCTACTCTTAGCACAGGGTATATTGTAGATCGCTTTGGAGCACCGTTAGTAGCTTGGCCAGCAGTTATGATTATGGGGTTAGGTGTTGCTATTTTGTTTTTCCTTCCCAGTTTACCACTAATTTTTTATCTTAGCAGCTTTCTAGCTGGAGCAGGTATGGCCGGTGGTTTGCTGGCTTTTATAACTTGGCTAGTAAATAGCTCAGAATTAGAAGTAAGGGCGACAGCTTTATCGGTACAGGAAAGTACAATAGATTCATTTATGGCTCTAGGTTCTTTCGCGGTAGGAGTTTCAAGTGTTTTAATTGGTCTCCCTGTTTCTTTTGCGATCATCGGTTTGCTAGTTTTTGCCTTGGCTTCAAAAAAAATCAAACGAGTCAAGAAGAACTGTCACCTTTGA